The Cupriavidus sp. EM10 genome includes a region encoding these proteins:
- a CDS encoding LysR family transcriptional regulator: protein MELRHIRYFQTVAQELNVTRAAEKLHMAQPPLSRQIRQFEDEVGVALFDRVGRGLKLTEAGRFLLEQSLQLTQRLEETLEGTRRIGRNEKRWFGIGFVPSVLYGVLPELIRELRGDDSEVEVGLTEMITVQQLEALKSGRIDLAFGRLTFNDAAIVQQVVMAETLVAAMPVTAPPPTEPFDAAGLARQPLILYPARPRPSYADHVLSLFRAQGLQPRVVHEANELQTALGLVAAGLGITLVPSSVQRLHRDDVRYVPIDAPGFMSPVIMSYRAGDTSPHLARAIAWVTSRA, encoded by the coding sequence ATGGAACTCCGTCACATCCGTTATTTCCAGACCGTCGCCCAGGAACTGAATGTGACGCGGGCGGCAGAGAAGCTCCACATGGCCCAGCCGCCGCTGTCGCGCCAGATCCGGCAGTTCGAGGATGAGGTGGGTGTGGCGCTGTTCGACCGGGTCGGGCGGGGCCTGAAGCTGACCGAAGCCGGCCGATTCCTGCTGGAGCAATCGCTGCAGCTGACGCAACGGCTCGAAGAAACGCTGGAAGGCACGCGGCGCATTGGCCGCAACGAGAAGCGCTGGTTCGGCATCGGCTTTGTGCCGTCGGTGCTCTATGGCGTGCTGCCCGAACTGATCCGCGAGCTGCGCGGCGACGACAGCGAGGTGGAAGTCGGCCTGACCGAGATGATCACGGTCCAGCAGCTCGAAGCGCTCAAGTCCGGCCGGATCGACCTGGCGTTTGGCCGGCTCACGTTCAATGACGCCGCCATCGTCCAGCAGGTGGTAATGGCCGAAACGCTGGTCGCGGCCATGCCGGTCACCGCCCCGCCCCCGACCGAACCTTTCGATGCGGCCGGGCTGGCCCGACAGCCGCTGATCCTCTACCCTGCCCGGCCGCGCCCCAGCTATGCCGACCACGTGCTGTCGCTGTTCCGGGCGCAGGGCCTGCAGCCGCGCGTGGTGCACGAGGCCAACGAGCTGCAGACGGCGCTGGGGCTGGTGGCGGCGGGCCTGGGCATCACGCTGGTGCCGTCGTCGGTGCAGCGGCTGCATCGTGACGATGTGCGCTACGTGCCGATCGACGCCCCCGGCTTCATGTCGCCGGTGATCATGAGCTACCGCGCCGGCGACACCTCGCCGCACCTGGCGCGCGCCATCGCCTGGGTGACAAGCCGGGCATAG
- the benA gene encoding benzoate 1,2-dioxygenase large subunit: MIPIHLDTGAGNARPQQPKHSVESLEQFLVEDKATGDYRLHRSAFTEEALFELEMQHIFEGNWIYLAHESQIPNNNDYYTTHIGRQPVVIARNRQGELNAFINACSHRGAMLCRHKRGNKATYTCPFHGWTFNNSGKLLKVKDPEQAGYPDCFNKEGSHDLKKVAKFANYRGFLFGSLNGDVPPIEQFLGDAARIIDMIVDQSADGLEVLRGSSTYTFAGNWKLQAENGADGYHVSAVHWNYAATTSHRKQQNEREDKIRAMDAGNWGRQGGGFYAFDHGHMLLWSRWANPEDRPNFSRRGEFAERCGPETADWMIQNSRNLCLYPNVYLMDQFGSQIRLLRPLSVDRTEVTIYCIAPKGESDEARARRIRQYEDFFNVSGMATPDDLEEFRACQQGYAGQALAWNDMCRGATHWIDGPDEAAKQIGLNPVMSGLRTEDEGLYTVQHRYWLETMKRAVAAGTPSQTAPLGEAA, encoded by the coding sequence ATGATCCCGATCCATCTGGATACCGGGGCGGGCAACGCTCGTCCCCAGCAGCCGAAGCACAGCGTGGAAAGCCTCGAACAGTTCCTGGTCGAGGACAAGGCCACCGGCGACTACCGCTTGCACCGCAGCGCCTTTACCGAAGAAGCGCTGTTCGAACTCGAAATGCAGCATATCTTCGAGGGCAACTGGATCTACCTGGCGCACGAAAGCCAGATCCCGAACAACAACGACTACTACACCACGCATATCGGCCGCCAGCCGGTGGTGATCGCGCGCAACCGCCAGGGCGAGCTGAACGCGTTCATCAACGCCTGCAGCCATCGTGGCGCGATGCTGTGCCGGCACAAGCGCGGCAACAAGGCCACCTACACCTGCCCGTTCCACGGCTGGACCTTCAACAACAGCGGCAAGCTGCTCAAGGTGAAGGACCCCGAGCAGGCGGGCTACCCCGACTGCTTCAACAAGGAGGGCTCGCACGACCTGAAAAAGGTGGCGAAATTCGCCAACTATCGCGGCTTCCTGTTCGGCAGCCTGAACGGCGACGTGCCGCCGATCGAACAGTTCCTGGGCGACGCCGCGCGCATCATCGACATGATCGTGGACCAGTCCGCCGATGGCCTGGAAGTGCTGCGCGGATCGTCGACCTACACCTTCGCCGGCAACTGGAAGCTGCAGGCCGAGAACGGCGCCGACGGCTACCACGTGTCGGCCGTGCACTGGAACTACGCCGCCACCACCAGCCACCGCAAGCAGCAGAACGAGCGCGAGGACAAGATCCGCGCGATGGATGCCGGAAACTGGGGCCGGCAAGGCGGCGGCTTCTATGCGTTCGACCACGGCCACATGCTGCTGTGGTCGCGCTGGGCCAATCCCGAGGACCGCCCCAACTTCTCGCGCCGCGGCGAGTTTGCCGAGCGATGCGGACCCGAGACTGCCGACTGGATGATCCAGAACTCGCGCAACCTGTGCCTGTATCCGAACGTCTACCTGATGGACCAGTTCGGCTCCCAGATCCGGCTGCTGCGCCCGCTGTCGGTGGACCGCACCGAGGTCACGATCTACTGCATCGCCCCGAAAGGCGAGTCAGACGAGGCGCGCGCCCGCCGCATCCGCCAGTACGAGGATTTCTTCAACGTAAGCGGCATGGCCACGCCCGACGATCTGGAGGAATTCCGAGCCTGCCAGCAAGGCTACGCGGGCCAGGCGCTGGCCTGGAACGACATGTGCCGGGGCGCCACGCACTGGATCGACGGCCCGGACGAGGCGGCGAAGCAGATCGGCCTGAACCCGGTGATGAGCGGCCTGCGCACCGAGGACGAAGGCCTGTACACGGTGCAGCACCGCTACTGGCTCGAAACGATGAAGCGCGCGGTGGCCGCCGGCACCCCTTCGCAAACTGCCCCGCTGGGAGAAGCAGCATGA
- a CDS encoding LysR family transcriptional regulator, protein MELRHLRYFVAVAEERNFTRAAERLHIAQPPLSRQIQQLEELLGVMLFERNSRPLKLTDTGRFFYTQAMQLLAQSAELEAMTRRVGNIARTMSIGFVGSTLYGMLPRIIRRFRTEHADIEMTLHEMSTMDQIKALKEGRIDVGFGRIRHDDPAVRRVVLREERMIVALPQGHPLSVGRTQLSLHDLLDDTLIIFPKAPRPSFADQVLAAFHDRALQPRRIQETRELQIALGLVAMGEGIAVVPSSVYGLKRDDVTYLELDDPKLVSPIIMSMRVLDESADLRAMLDMIYRLYEEIGMEYLPPAQE, encoded by the coding sequence ATGGAACTGAGACATTTGCGCTACTTCGTGGCCGTGGCCGAGGAACGCAACTTCACTCGCGCGGCCGAACGGCTGCATATCGCCCAGCCGCCGCTGTCGCGGCAGATCCAGCAATTGGAGGAACTCCTAGGCGTGATGCTGTTCGAGCGCAATTCGCGGCCGCTGAAGCTGACCGATACCGGCCGCTTCTTCTACACCCAGGCGATGCAGTTGCTGGCGCAGTCCGCCGAGCTGGAGGCCATGACGCGCCGCGTGGGTAATATTGCGCGCACGATGTCGATCGGCTTCGTGGGGTCGACGCTGTACGGCATGCTGCCGCGCATCATCCGGCGCTTTCGCACGGAGCATGCCGATATCGAAATGACGCTGCACGAGATGTCGACGATGGACCAGATCAAGGCGCTCAAGGAGGGCCGCATCGACGTGGGGTTCGGCCGGATTCGCCATGACGACCCGGCCGTGCGGCGCGTGGTGCTGCGCGAGGAGCGCATGATCGTGGCGCTGCCGCAGGGCCATCCGCTGTCGGTGGGCCGGACGCAGCTGTCGCTGCATGACTTGCTGGACGATACGCTGATCATCTTCCCGAAGGCGCCGCGCCCGAGCTTCGCCGACCAGGTGCTGGCCGCATTCCACGACCGCGCGCTGCAGCCGCGGCGTATCCAGGAAACGCGGGAGTTGCAGATCGCGCTGGGGCTGGTGGCGATGGGCGAGGGCATTGCCGTGGTGCCCAGCAGCGTCTACGGCCTGAAGCGCGACGACGTGACGTATCTGGAACTGGACGATCCCAAGCTGGTATCGCCGATCATCATGAGCATGCGGGTGCTGGACGAATCGGCCGACCTTCGCGCGATGCTGGACATGATCTATCGGCTCTACGAGGAAATCGGCATGGAATACCTGCCGCCGGCGCAGGAATAG
- the benC gene encoding benzoate 1,2-dioxygenase electron transfer component BenC: MAHTIALQFEDGVTRFISCAENETLADAAYRQKINIPLDCRDGACGTCRGLCESGRYDMPESSYIEDALTAEEAAQGYVLSCQTRPRSDCVIRVPASSTACKTGVGRYEGAIAEVAALSESTIGFSIDLDDPSALRFLPGQYVNVEIPGSGLTRAYSFSSPPGAGQAAFVVRNVPQGKMSGYLSAQAQTGQRMAFSGPYGSFYLRPATRPVLFLAGGTGIAPFLSMLDVLAASGAPHPVRMVYGVTNDIDLVATDKLDAAAQRIAGFDFRTCVADGGSTHDRKGYVTAHVEPEWLNGGDVDIYLCGPVAMVEAVRDWLQASGIAPANFYYEKFSASAEA, from the coding sequence ATGGCACATACCATCGCTCTGCAATTCGAAGACGGCGTGACGCGCTTCATCTCGTGCGCCGAGAACGAGACGCTGGCTGACGCCGCGTATCGCCAGAAGATCAACATCCCACTGGACTGCCGCGACGGGGCCTGTGGCACCTGCCGGGGACTGTGCGAGTCAGGCCGGTACGACATGCCCGAATCGAGCTATATCGAGGACGCGCTGACCGCCGAGGAAGCCGCCCAGGGCTATGTGCTGTCGTGCCAGACCCGGCCGCGCTCGGACTGCGTGATTCGCGTGCCGGCGTCGTCCACGGCCTGCAAGACCGGCGTGGGCCGCTACGAGGGCGCCATCGCCGAGGTGGCCGCGCTGTCGGAGTCGACCATCGGCTTCTCGATCGACCTGGACGATCCATCGGCGCTGAGGTTCCTGCCGGGCCAGTACGTCAACGTGGAGATTCCGGGCAGCGGCCTGACCCGCGCCTACTCGTTCAGCTCGCCGCCGGGCGCCGGGCAGGCCGCCTTCGTGGTGCGTAACGTGCCGCAGGGCAAGATGAGCGGCTACCTGTCCGCGCAGGCGCAGACCGGCCAGCGCATGGCGTTTTCCGGCCCCTACGGCAGCTTCTATTTGCGCCCCGCCACGCGTCCGGTGCTGTTCCTGGCCGGCGGCACCGGCATCGCCCCGTTCCTGTCGATGCTCGACGTGCTGGCGGCCAGCGGCGCCCCGCACCCCGTGCGCATGGTCTACGGCGTGACGAACGATATCGATCTGGTAGCCACCGACAAGCTGGACGCCGCCGCGCAACGCATCGCCGGTTTCGACTTCCGCACCTGCGTGGCCGACGGCGGCAGCACGCACGACCGCAAGGGCTATGTCACGGCCCACGTCGAGCCGGAATGGCTGAACGGCGGCGACGTCGATATCTACCTGTGCGGCCCGGTGGCCATGGTGGAGGCGGTACGCGACTGGCTGCAGGCGTCGGGCATCGCGCCAGCCAATTTCTACTACGAGAAGTTCTCGGCCAGCGCGGAGGCATGA
- the catA gene encoding catechol 1,2-dioxygenase, which produces MTHADIEALVKQFLVDTATQGTPNPRVQQVVVRLTTDLFKAIEDLDLSQTEVWKGVEYLAEAGATHELGLLAAGLGLERFLDIRADEAEARAGLTGGTPRTIEGPLYVAGAPESTGYARLDDGSEAGQGEVLFMQGTVYGADGQPLPGAKVEVWHANLLGNYSFFDKSQSDFNLRRTIVTDLKGRYQFRSNVPMGYGCPPQGTTQRLLDLLARHGRRPAHIHFFVSAPGHRKLTTQINIDGDEYLWDDFAFASRDGLVPAVRRIDDPEQLDKLQLDNPFASIDFDFRLLPDVADAPAAEVERIRAAA; this is translated from the coding sequence ATGACGCACGCTGACATCGAAGCGCTGGTGAAGCAGTTCCTGGTCGACACCGCCACGCAAGGCACCCCGAACCCGCGCGTGCAGCAGGTGGTGGTGCGCCTGACCACCGACCTGTTCAAGGCGATCGAGGATCTGGACCTGAGCCAGACCGAGGTGTGGAAAGGCGTGGAATACCTGGCCGAAGCCGGCGCCACGCACGAACTTGGCCTGCTGGCTGCCGGCCTGGGCCTGGAGCGCTTTCTCGATATCCGCGCCGACGAGGCCGAAGCGCGCGCCGGCCTGACCGGCGGCACGCCGCGCACCATCGAAGGCCCGCTCTACGTGGCGGGCGCACCGGAATCCACCGGCTACGCCCGGCTCGACGACGGCAGCGAGGCCGGCCAGGGCGAGGTGCTGTTCATGCAGGGCACCGTATATGGTGCCGATGGCCAGCCGCTGCCGGGCGCCAAGGTCGAGGTCTGGCACGCCAACCTGCTGGGCAACTACTCCTTCTTCGACAAGTCGCAGTCCGATTTCAACCTGCGCCGCACCATCGTCACCGATCTCAAGGGCCGCTATCAATTCCGCAGCAATGTGCCGATGGGCTACGGCTGCCCGCCGCAAGGCACCACGCAACGCCTGCTGGACCTGCTGGCACGCCACGGCCGGCGGCCCGCCCATATCCACTTCTTCGTCTCGGCGCCCGGCCATCGCAAGCTGACCACGCAGATCAATATCGACGGCGACGAATACCTGTGGGACGACTTCGCCTTCGCCAGCCGCGACGGGCTGGTGCCGGCAGTCCGGCGCATCGACGACCCCGAGCAGTTGGACAAGCTGCAGCTCGACAACCCATTCGCCTCGATCGATTTCGACTTCCGCCTGCTGCCCGACGTCGCCGACGCGCCAGCCGCCGAAGTGGAGCGCATCCGCGCCGCCGCCTAA
- the benB gene encoding benzoate 1,2-dioxygenase small subunit: protein MSDAANPVATLQLPDLTAFLYRECRLLDDEQWDEWLDCYHPEARFWMPCWDDDGQLVTDPEREISLIYYPSRQGLEDRIFRIKTERSSATIPDTRTSHNLSNIEIEKLDGHTATVRFNWHTLAHRYQTNFSYFGMSRYVIDLSGAAPRILDKYVVLKNDYIHQVIDIYHI, encoded by the coding sequence ATGAGCGATGCCGCAAACCCGGTCGCCACCCTCCAATTGCCCGACCTCACCGCGTTCCTGTACCGCGAATGCCGCCTGCTCGATGACGAGCAGTGGGATGAATGGCTGGATTGCTATCACCCCGAGGCCCGTTTCTGGATGCCGTGCTGGGACGACGACGGCCAGCTCGTCACCGATCCCGAACGCGAAATCTCGCTGATCTACTATCCGAGCCGCCAGGGGCTGGAGGACCGCATCTTCCGCATCAAGACCGAGCGCTCCAGCGCCACGATTCCCGACACGCGCACCAGCCACAACCTCAGCAATATCGAGATCGAGAAGCTGGACGGCCACACGGCCACGGTGCGCTTCAACTGGCACACGCTGGCGCACCGCTACCAGACCAATTTCAGCTACTTTGGCATGTCGCGCTATGTGATCGACCTGTCCGGCGCGGCGCCGCGCATCCTGGACAAGTACGTCGTGCTGAAGAACGACTACATCCACCAGGTCATCGACATCTATCACATCTGA
- a CDS encoding muconate/chloromuconate family cycloisomerase: protein MTATISSVEAILVDLPTIRAHQLAMATMQQQTLVIVRLRCSDGVEGIGEATTIGGLSYGDESPEGIKLTIDTYLAPALVGQDATNVHGAMARLNKVARGNRFAKSALESALLDGQGKRLGVPLATLLGGAVRDTLPVLWTLASGDTGRDIEEAERFLAERRHNTFKLKIGRRSVRDDVAHVSAIKRALGDRARVTVDVNQAWNEADAATGIAMLEAAGIDLIEQPTPREHRTALARLAARFVVPIMADEAVTGPEDAMELARLGAADVFALKIAKSGGIFGMLRTAAVGDAAGIALYGGTMLEGAVGTIAAAHGFCTLPQLAWGTELFGPLLVKDDIVVDRPVFKDFALHLPQGPGLGLAIDEDKLRHYRRKAA from the coding sequence ATGACTGCAACGATCTCTTCCGTCGAGGCCATTCTGGTCGATCTGCCGACGATCCGGGCCCACCAGCTGGCCATGGCCACGATGCAGCAGCAGACGCTGGTGATCGTGCGCCTGCGCTGCAGCGACGGCGTGGAGGGTATCGGCGAGGCCACCACCATTGGTGGCCTGTCCTATGGCGACGAGAGCCCCGAGGGGATCAAGCTGACGATCGACACCTACCTGGCGCCCGCGCTGGTGGGGCAGGACGCCACCAACGTGCACGGCGCGATGGCGCGCCTGAACAAGGTGGCGCGTGGCAACCGGTTTGCCAAGTCGGCGCTGGAGTCGGCCCTGCTCGACGGGCAGGGCAAGCGCCTGGGCGTGCCGCTGGCCACGCTGCTGGGCGGCGCCGTGCGCGACACGCTGCCGGTGCTCTGGACGCTGGCCAGCGGCGACACCGGCCGCGATATCGAGGAAGCGGAGCGCTTCCTGGCCGAGCGCCGCCACAACACGTTCAAGCTCAAGATCGGCCGCCGCAGCGTGCGCGACGACGTGGCACACGTATCGGCGATCAAGCGGGCGCTGGGCGACCGTGCCCGCGTGACCGTCGACGTCAACCAGGCGTGGAACGAGGCCGACGCGGCCACCGGCATCGCCATGCTCGAAGCGGCCGGCATCGACCTGATCGAGCAGCCGACCCCGCGCGAGCATCGCACCGCGCTGGCGCGGCTGGCGGCACGCTTCGTGGTGCCGATCATGGCCGACGAGGCCGTGACCGGCCCCGAAGATGCGATGGAACTGGCCCGCCTGGGCGCGGCCGACGTGTTCGCGCTCAAGATTGCCAAGTCGGGCGGCATCTTCGGCATGCTGCGCACGGCGGCCGTGGGCGACGCGGCCGGCATCGCGCTGTACGGCGGCACCATGCTCGAAGGCGCGGTGGGCACCATCGCCGCCGCGCACGGCTTCTGCACGCTGCCGCAACTGGCGTGGGGCACCGAACTGTTCGGCCCGCTGCTGGTGAAGGACGACATCGTGGTGGACCGCCCGGTGTTCAAGGACTTCGCGCTGCATCTGCCGCAGGGGCCGGGGCTGGGCCTGGCCATCGACGAGGACAAGCTGCGCCACTATCGTCGCAAGGCCGCCTGA
- a CDS encoding calcium:proton antiporter produces MATSNKLPAWTIWSPLAAWAAFGLGLLMTGQAWLIALMSIALAGAVFSAVHHAEVVAHKVGEPFGTLVLAIAVTVIEVALIVSVMLSSGPEKAGLARDTVFAAVMIICNGIVGICLFVGALHHREQAFQAPGANAAMAILVTLLGLTMVLPNFTSTTPGPVLSPSQLAFSGVMSLLLYGCFVFVQTVRHRDYFLVDGSNDENVHAPPPPVRVAVASSVLLVVCLVAVVALAKLLSPSVEKAVADAGLPAAVVGVVIAALVLLPEGLAALRAARSDRIQTSLNLALGSALASIGLTIPTVAIVFITIGQPLELGLSAKEMVLLFLTMIVASLTLGMGRTTILQGVVHMVIFAAYLFLTIVP; encoded by the coding sequence ATGGCAACTTCCAACAAACTGCCGGCCTGGACCATCTGGTCCCCGCTGGCCGCCTGGGCAGCATTTGGCCTGGGCCTTCTGATGACGGGTCAGGCCTGGCTGATCGCCTTGATGTCGATCGCACTCGCAGGCGCGGTGTTTTCCGCTGTCCACCATGCCGAGGTGGTGGCCCACAAGGTCGGCGAACCGTTCGGCACGCTGGTGCTGGCGATTGCGGTGACGGTGATCGAGGTGGCGCTGATCGTGTCGGTCATGCTGTCGTCAGGCCCCGAGAAAGCCGGCCTGGCGCGCGACACGGTGTTCGCGGCGGTCATGATCATCTGCAACGGCATCGTCGGCATCTGCCTGTTCGTCGGCGCGCTGCATCACCGCGAGCAGGCTTTCCAGGCCCCGGGCGCCAACGCCGCCATGGCCATCCTGGTGACGCTGCTGGGGCTGACGATGGTGCTGCCCAACTTCACCAGCACCACGCCGGGTCCGGTCCTGTCGCCGTCCCAGCTGGCATTCTCCGGCGTGATGTCGCTGCTGCTCTATGGCTGCTTCGTCTTCGTGCAGACCGTACGGCATCGCGACTATTTCCTGGTGGACGGCAGCAACGACGAGAACGTGCATGCGCCGCCGCCGCCGGTGCGCGTGGCGGTGGCCAGCAGCGTGCTGCTGGTGGTCTGCCTGGTGGCCGTGGTGGCGCTGGCCAAGCTGCTGTCGCCGTCGGTGGAAAAGGCCGTGGCCGATGCCGGCCTGCCGGCAGCGGTGGTGGGGGTGGTGATTGCGGCGCTGGTGCTGCTGCCCGAAGGGCTTGCCGCCCTGCGCGCCGCGCGGTCGGACCGCATCCAGACCAGCCTGAACCTGGCGCTGGGCTCGGCGCTGGCCAGTATCGGCCTGACCATTCCCACGGTGGCCATCGTCTTCATCACCATCGGCCAGCCGCTGGAACTGGGGCTGAGCGCCAAGGAGATGGTGCTGTTGTTCCTGACCATGATCGTGGCGTCGCTGACGCTCGGCATGGGCCGCACCACCATCCTCCAGGGCGTGGTGCACATGGTGATCTTCGCGGCGTACCTGTTTTTGACGATCGTGCCGTAA